The following coding sequences lie in one Xanthomonas hortorum pv. pelargonii genomic window:
- a CDS encoding hydroxymethylglutaryl-CoA lyase, whose protein sequence is MSAFVRIVEVGPRDGLQNEAQPIATADKIALIDRLSATGLRTIEATSFVSPRWVPQLADAAEVFAGITQAPGIAYPVLVPNLQGYVRARAAGAQEVAVFTAASEAFNRTNTNAGIDESIERFRPVLEQAALDGVRVRGYVSTVLGCPYQGAVPVADVVDVAQRLYALGCYEISLGDTIGVGTPVKARQMLAAVAQAVPMQALAVHFHDTYGQALANIAACLEQGVRVVDAAVSGAGGCPYAKGASGNVASEDVVYLLHGSGMQTGIDLAALARTGRWLAQLLGRETGSKVGKALAAAG, encoded by the coding sequence ATGAGCGCGTTCGTGCGCATTGTCGAAGTCGGCCCGCGCGATGGCTTGCAGAACGAAGCGCAGCCGATCGCGACCGCCGACAAGATCGCCTTGATCGATCGGCTTTCGGCCACCGGGCTACGCACCATCGAAGCGACCAGCTTCGTCAGCCCGCGCTGGGTGCCGCAACTGGCCGATGCGGCCGAGGTGTTCGCCGGCATCACCCAGGCGCCGGGGATTGCCTATCCGGTGCTGGTGCCGAACCTGCAGGGCTATGTGCGGGCACGCGCGGCCGGCGCGCAGGAAGTGGCGGTATTCACTGCGGCCTCCGAAGCCTTCAATCGCACCAACACCAATGCCGGCATCGACGAATCGATCGAGCGCTTTCGCCCGGTGCTGGAACAGGCCGCGCTCGACGGTGTGCGCGTGCGCGGTTACGTCTCCACCGTGCTGGGGTGCCCGTATCAGGGCGCCGTGCCGGTGGCCGACGTGGTAGATGTCGCGCAACGGCTGTACGCGCTGGGCTGCTATGAAATTTCGCTGGGCGACACCATCGGCGTCGGGACGCCGGTCAAGGCGCGCCAGATGCTGGCCGCAGTGGCCCAAGCCGTGCCGATGCAGGCATTGGCGGTGCACTTTCACGACACCTATGGCCAGGCGCTGGCCAATATCGCCGCCTGCCTGGAGCAAGGCGTGCGCGTGGTCGATGCGGCGGTGTCCGGCGCAGGCGGTTGCCCGTATGCCAAGGGCGCCAGCGGCAACGTGGCCAGCGAAGATGTGGTCTATCTGCTGCACGGATCAGGCATGCAAACCGGCATCGATCTGGCTGCCCTCGCCCGCACCGGCCGCTGGCTGGCGCAACTGCTCGGCCGCGAGACCGGCAGCAAGGTCGGCAAGGCGTTGGCGGCGGCTGGCTGA
- a CDS encoding enoyl-CoA hydratase-related protein encodes MQDTGLIVEDQGAVRTLRLNRPAVHNAFDPTLINALTEALQQAGQAAQIRVVVITGAGGAFSAGADLNWMRGMASASEAENAADALALARLMRTLDELPKPTIARVNGAAFGGGVGLVACCDIAIGCTEARFGLTESKLGLLPAVISPYVIAAIGARQARRWFATAEIFDASTAQLLGLLHQLVAADQLDIAVERQVRLLLAAAPLAAASAKSLVRSVLPPADRNAIDAANAAWIARLRVSPEGQEGLSAFLDKRAPAWVPEDMA; translated from the coding sequence ATGCAGGACACCGGCTTGATCGTGGAGGACCAGGGAGCGGTCCGCACGCTGCGTCTGAACCGCCCGGCGGTGCACAACGCCTTCGACCCAACCTTGATCAACGCGCTCACCGAGGCGTTGCAGCAAGCCGGCCAGGCGGCGCAGATCCGGGTGGTCGTGATCACCGGTGCAGGCGGCGCCTTCTCAGCCGGCGCGGACCTGAACTGGATGCGCGGCATGGCCAGCGCCAGCGAGGCCGAGAATGCTGCCGATGCACTGGCGCTCGCACGTTTGATGCGCACGCTCGACGAATTGCCCAAGCCGACCATCGCACGCGTCAATGGCGCCGCGTTCGGCGGCGGCGTAGGCCTGGTGGCGTGCTGCGATATCGCGATCGGCTGCACCGAGGCGCGCTTCGGCTTGACCGAGAGCAAGCTCGGCCTGCTACCGGCGGTGATTTCGCCGTATGTGATTGCAGCGATCGGCGCGCGCCAGGCGCGGCGCTGGTTCGCCACTGCCGAAATTTTCGACGCCAGCACGGCGCAGTTGCTGGGCCTGTTGCATCAACTGGTTGCCGCCGATCAATTGGACATCGCGGTGGAGCGACAGGTCCGCTTGCTGCTGGCGGCCGCACCACTGGCGGCGGCCAGCGCCAAATCCCTGGTGCGTTCGGTGTTGCCGCCTGCCGACCGCAATGCCATCGATGCGGCCAATGCCGCGTGGATCGCGCGCCTGCGCGTCTCGCCCGAGGGGCAGGAAGGCTTGAGCGCCTTTCTCGACAAGCGCGCGCCAGCCTGGGTGCCGGAGGACATGGCATGA
- a CDS encoding FeoA family protein has product MTLSDMPLHRAAIVDSVEDRQPNDTIARRLRELGFVAGEEVTVLATGPVGREPLLVQVGYTRFALRRSEAARVQVRIEGAQA; this is encoded by the coding sequence GTGACGTTGTCCGACATGCCTTTGCATCGCGCTGCCATTGTGGATTCGGTAGAGGATCGTCAGCCCAACGACACGATCGCCCGGCGCCTGCGCGAACTGGGCTTTGTCGCCGGCGAAGAAGTGACGGTGCTGGCAACCGGGCCGGTTGGACGCGAACCGTTGCTGGTGCAGGTCGGTTACACGCGGTTCGCCCTGCGGCGCAGTGAGGCTGCGCGCGTGCAGGTGCGCATCGAAGGAGCACAGGCATGA
- the feoB gene encoding ferrous iron transporter B, with the protein MNAVSVPLRLALVGNPNSGKTALFNQLTGSRQKVANYTGVTVERKEGHFRAPSGRDFAVLDLPGAYSLQPASLDEAITRDLCRGFYPGEPAPDVLVCVMDATNLRLHLRFALELRELGRPMIVALNMVDAAQRRGIVIDLPALEQALGVPVVETVAVRRGGAKALVERIDAQAAHLVAPTATPPAGGNYHAQVRQILSASVTMPTRTSRVDDALDCWLLHPIWGLVTLAVVMFLIFQAVYAWATPVMDLIDVGTAMLGEWVGTTLPEGPLNSLLKDGIVTGLGGVIKFLPQILILFAFILALEESGYLPRAAFLLDRMMAAAGLSGRSFIPLLSSFACAVPGIMSTRSIQDPRDRLATIMVAPLMTCSARLPVYALLIGAFIPQKTVWGIFNQQGLILFALYAAAIVSALLVSWTMKKWRRDKSEHPLMLELPSYRVPQLRDLALGLWERAVIFLKRVGGIILALTVLLWFLLSFPAAPANATLPAIDYSFAGRIGHAMSTFFAPLGFNWQICIALIPGLAAREVAVASLATVYALSAADDDAAAQALSPLISDGWSLATALSLLVWYIYAPMCISTLATIKRETNSWKQMTISAVYLFALAYLASLVTYQVAVLLGAG; encoded by the coding sequence ATGAATGCGGTAAGCGTTCCGCTGCGCCTGGCTTTGGTCGGCAACCCCAACAGTGGCAAGACCGCGCTGTTCAACCAGCTGACCGGCAGCCGGCAGAAGGTGGCCAATTACACCGGCGTCACCGTCGAGCGTAAGGAAGGACATTTCCGTGCGCCGTCCGGACGCGACTTCGCGGTACTGGATCTGCCCGGCGCCTACAGCCTGCAACCGGCCAGCCTGGACGAAGCGATCACCCGCGATCTGTGCCGTGGTTTCTATCCGGGCGAGCCGGCGCCAGACGTGTTGGTGTGCGTGATGGACGCGACCAACCTGCGCCTGCATCTGCGTTTTGCGCTGGAGCTGCGCGAGTTGGGGCGGCCGATGATCGTGGCCTTGAACATGGTCGATGCCGCGCAGCGCCGCGGCATCGTCATCGACCTGCCGGCGCTGGAACAGGCGCTCGGTGTGCCGGTGGTGGAAACGGTGGCGGTACGCCGCGGCGGTGCCAAGGCGCTGGTGGAGCGCATCGATGCGCAGGCCGCGCACCTGGTCGCACCGACCGCGACGCCGCCGGCCGGCGGTAACTATCACGCGCAGGTGCGGCAGATCCTGAGCGCATCGGTGACCATGCCCACCCGCACCTCGCGCGTGGACGACGCACTGGACTGCTGGTTACTGCATCCGATCTGGGGTCTGGTGACGCTGGCGGTGGTGATGTTCCTGATCTTTCAGGCGGTATACGCCTGGGCCACCCCAGTGATGGACCTGATCGATGTCGGCACCGCGATGCTGGGCGAGTGGGTGGGCACCACGCTGCCGGAGGGCCCGCTCAACAGCCTGCTCAAGGACGGCATCGTCACCGGCCTGGGCGGGGTGATCAAGTTCCTGCCGCAGATCCTGATCCTGTTCGCCTTCATCCTGGCGTTGGAAGAATCCGGCTATCTGCCGCGCGCGGCGTTTTTGCTGGATCGCATGATGGCCGCGGCCGGCTTGTCCGGGCGCTCGTTCATTCCCTTGCTGTCGAGTTTTGCGTGTGCGGTGCCGGGCATCATGTCCACGCGCAGCATCCAGGACCCGCGCGACCGGCTCGCCACCATCATGGTCGCGCCGTTGATGACCTGTTCGGCGCGCTTGCCGGTCTACGCGTTGCTGATCGGCGCCTTCATCCCGCAAAAAACCGTGTGGGGCATTTTCAATCAGCAGGGGCTGATCCTGTTCGCGCTGTATGCCGCGGCCATCGTCAGCGCGCTGCTGGTGTCGTGGACGATGAAGAAGTGGCGCCGCGACAAGAGCGAGCATCCATTGATGCTGGAGTTGCCGTCCTATCGCGTTCCGCAGCTGCGCGATCTGGCGCTGGGCTTGTGGGAACGTGCAGTGATCTTTCTCAAGCGCGTCGGCGGCATCATCCTGGCGCTGACCGTGCTGCTGTGGTTTCTGCTGTCGTTTCCGGCAGCGCCGGCCAATGCGACCTTGCCAGCAATCGACTACAGCTTTGCCGGCCGCATCGGGCATGCAATGTCGACCTTCTTCGCGCCGCTGGGCTTCAACTGGCAGATCTGTATCGCGCTTATTCCGGGCCTGGCCGCGCGCGAAGTGGCGGTGGCATCGCTGGCCACGGTCTACGCACTGTCGGCCGCAGATGACGATGCTGCCGCGCAAGCCTTGTCGCCGCTGATCAGCGATGGCTGGTCGCTGGCCACCGCACTGTCGCTGCTGGTCTGGTACATCTACGCGCCGATGTGCATCTCCACGCTGGCGACCATCAAGCGCGAAACCAACTCGTGGAAGCAGATGACCATCAGCGCGGTGTACCTGTTCGCGCTGGCGTATCTGGCCTCGCTGGTGACTTACCAAGTAGCCGTGCTGCTCGGAGCAGGCTGA
- a CDS encoding DUF6587 family protein translates to MDLSLTLQYVVIAFAVLLSLWVVMKKQFPSVLRRMRGALAIGLLRDGRPAWMQSLGRRVAPPATQGAAACGGCDSCGPTPPRSH, encoded by the coding sequence ATGGATCTCTCGCTCACGCTGCAATACGTGGTCATCGCATTCGCGGTGCTGCTGAGCCTGTGGGTGGTGATGAAGAAGCAGTTCCCCAGCGTCTTGCGGCGCATGCGTGGCGCGCTGGCGATCGGTCTGCTGCGCGATGGGCGACCTGCATGGATGCAATCGCTGGGCCGTCGCGTGGCACCGCCGGCGACGCAGGGCGCCGCAGCCTGCGGTGGTTGCGACAGCTGCGGGCCCACGCCGCCACGTAGTCACTGA
- a CDS encoding PLP-dependent aminotransferase family protein translates to MTTSFQISRRAQALTSSAIREILKITERPEVISFAGGLPSPATFPVERMRAASDQVLRDAPQAALQYGPTEGYAPLREWVAARLSRDGASIRPSQVLITTGSQQGLDLLGKVFIDEGSKVLVETPSYLGALQAFSLFQPAFVGMPSDEDGVVVDALDPAMLADARFLYCLPNFQNPTGRRLPLARRQALVARAAEAGVPIVEDDPYGELYYSGQPLPSLLSLNPEGVIYMGSFSKVLAPGLRLGYVVAPEAVLGKLIQAKQAADLHTPSFTQRLVYQTLQDDFLETHIPQIRALYARQCSLMLEALDRHFPSQVQWNRPEGGMFLWVTLPPGLDGTALLARAIARNVAFVPGAPFYATLPQTNTLRLSFVTVPGEKIDAGIQILGEVLREALAELPRQGA, encoded by the coding sequence ATGACGACCTCCTTCCAGATCTCCCGACGTGCGCAGGCGCTAACCAGTTCGGCGATTCGCGAAATCCTCAAGATCACCGAGCGGCCGGAGGTGATTTCCTTCGCCGGTGGCTTGCCGTCGCCGGCCACCTTTCCGGTGGAGCGCATGCGTGCGGCCAGCGATCAGGTGCTGCGCGATGCGCCGCAGGCCGCGCTGCAATACGGCCCTACCGAAGGTTATGCGCCGCTGCGCGAATGGGTCGCCGCACGCCTGAGTCGTGACGGCGCCAGCATCCGCCCCAGCCAGGTGCTGATCACCACTGGCTCGCAGCAGGGCCTGGATTTGCTCGGCAAGGTCTTTATCGACGAAGGCAGCAAGGTGCTGGTGGAAACCCCGAGCTATCTGGGTGCGTTGCAGGCATTTTCGTTGTTTCAGCCGGCGTTCGTCGGCATGCCGTCGGACGAGGACGGCGTGGTGGTGGATGCGCTGGATCCGGCGATGCTGGCCGATGCGCGTTTTCTGTATTGCCTGCCGAATTTCCAGAATCCTACCGGGCGCCGCTTGCCTTTGGCACGGCGTCAGGCCTTGGTCGCACGCGCAGCTGAAGCGGGCGTGCCGATCGTTGAAGACGATCCATACGGCGAGCTGTACTACAGCGGCCAGCCGTTGCCGAGCCTGCTCTCGCTCAACCCGGAGGGCGTGATCTATATGGGCTCGTTCTCCAAGGTGCTCGCGCCCGGGCTGCGACTGGGCTATGTGGTCGCACCGGAGGCGGTGCTGGGCAAGCTGATTCAGGCCAAGCAGGCGGCCGATCTGCACACGCCTTCTTTCACCCAGCGCCTGGTCTACCAGACGCTGCAGGACGATTTTCTCGAGACGCACATCCCGCAAATTCGCGCACTGTACGCGCGCCAGTGCAGCCTGATGCTGGAAGCGCTGGATCGCCATTTCCCGTCACAGGTGCAGTGGAACCGCCCAGAAGGCGGCATGTTCCTGTGGGTGACCCTGCCTCCCGGACTGGATGGCACCGCATTGCTGGCGCGTGCGATCGCGCGCAATGTCGCTTTCGTGCCTGGTGCGCCGTTCTACGCCACGTTGCCGCAGACCAATACCTTGCGGCTGTCGTTCGTGACGGTGCCGGGCGAGAAGATCGATGCCGGTATCCAGATCCTGGGCGAGGTGTTGCGCGAAGCACTGGCCGAATTGCCAAGGCAGGGTGCATAA
- the dapB gene encoding 4-hydroxy-tetrahydrodipicolinate reductase, which translates to MTTSPVKVLIHGASGRMGKALLRLAAEDEGLHVVGAVVGRSPSQRVVDGVPYFAASELGGAPAFDVAIDFSLPPGFAPILALCAQRGKPLVSGTTGLDDAQRAALLDAAGKIPLVWASNFSLGVAVLTELVERAAGSLPGWDCDIVEAHHVHKQDAPSGTALTLGEAATGSGAQPRFASLRAGDIVGEHTVQFTGLGERVELIHRASNRDIFARGALHAAKCLIGKPAGSYRVRDLVL; encoded by the coding sequence ATGACAACGTCTCCTGTGAAAGTTCTGATCCATGGCGCCTCCGGGCGGATGGGCAAGGCATTGCTGCGACTGGCCGCCGAAGACGAGGGCTTGCACGTCGTCGGTGCGGTGGTGGGGCGTTCGCCGTCGCAACGCGTGGTGGACGGCGTACCGTACTTTGCCGCCAGCGAACTCGGCGGTGCGCCGGCCTTCGATGTGGCAATCGACTTCAGCCTGCCGCCAGGCTTCGCGCCGATCCTGGCCTTGTGTGCGCAACGCGGCAAACCACTGGTGTCCGGCACCACCGGGCTGGACGATGCGCAGCGTGCTGCGTTGCTCGATGCCGCAGGCAAGATCCCGTTGGTGTGGGCGTCCAACTTCAGTCTGGGTGTCGCGGTGCTCACCGAGCTGGTTGAGCGTGCCGCCGGCAGTCTGCCGGGTTGGGATTGCGATATCGTCGAGGCGCATCACGTGCACAAGCAGGACGCGCCATCCGGCACCGCACTGACGCTGGGCGAAGCGGCCACCGGTAGTGGCGCGCAGCCGCGCTTCGCCAGCCTGCGTGCCGGCGATATCGTCGGCGAGCACACGGTGCAGTTCACCGGGCTGGGCGAGCGGGTGGAACTGATTCACCGCGCCAGCAACCGCGACATCTTCGCGCGTGGTGCGCTGCATGCGGCCAAGTGCCTGATCGGCAAGCCGGCCGGCAGCTATCGGGTGCGCGACCTGGTGCTGTAA
- the carA gene encoding glutamine-hydrolyzing carbamoyl-phosphate synthase small subunit has translation MTQPAILVLEDGTVFEGESVGANGLSVGEVVFNTAMTGYQEVLTDPSYARQMVTLTYPHIGNTGFTDQDDEATKIWAAGLIVRDVPRRPSSWRSEVALPEWLQARGVVAISGIDTRKLTRLLRQKGAQNGALMAGEIDVEKALEAARSFPGLKGMDLAKVVSTETRYNWQEGSLDLNSDTFARAELKYKVVAYDYGVKLNILRMLADRGCDVTVVPARTPVAEVLAMNPDGVFLSNGPGDPEPCDYAISAIQELIAKKVPTFGICLGHQLLALAAGASTVKMATGHHGANHPVQDLDGGRVMITSQNHGFAVDESTLPANVRVTHRSLFDGTNQGIALTDAPAFSFQGHPEASPGPRDVGPLFDRFTALMAEAKS, from the coding sequence GTGACCCAACCCGCAATCCTTGTCCTCGAAGACGGCACCGTGTTCGAGGGCGAATCCGTAGGCGCCAACGGGCTTTCCGTCGGCGAAGTGGTGTTCAACACCGCCATGACCGGTTATCAGGAAGTCCTGACCGATCCCTCCTATGCCCGCCAGATGGTCACGCTGACCTATCCGCATATCGGCAACACCGGTTTCACCGATCAGGACGACGAGGCCACAAAGATCTGGGCCGCCGGCCTGATCGTGCGCGATGTGCCGCGTCGTCCCAGCAGCTGGCGTAGCGAAGTGGCTTTGCCGGAATGGCTGCAGGCCCGCGGTGTGGTGGCCATTTCCGGCATCGACACGCGCAAGCTGACCCGCCTGCTGCGGCAGAAGGGCGCCCAGAACGGCGCGCTGATGGCCGGCGAGATCGACGTGGAAAAGGCGCTGGAAGCGGCGCGCAGTTTCCCCGGTCTGAAGGGCATGGACCTGGCCAAGGTGGTTTCCACCGAGACCCGCTACAACTGGCAGGAGGGCTCGCTGGATCTGAACTCCGACACCTTCGCGCGGGCCGAGCTGAAATACAAAGTTGTCGCGTACGACTACGGCGTCAAGCTCAACATCCTGCGCATGCTGGCCGATCGTGGTTGTGACGTCACCGTGGTGCCGGCACGCACGCCGGTGGCCGAGGTGCTGGCGATGAATCCGGACGGCGTGTTCCTGTCCAACGGCCCGGGCGATCCGGAGCCGTGCGATTACGCCATCAGCGCGATCCAGGAATTGATTGCCAAGAAGGTGCCAACCTTCGGCATCTGCCTGGGCCATCAGCTGCTGGCGCTGGCCGCCGGTGCCAGCACGGTCAAGATGGCCACCGGCCACCATGGCGCCAACCATCCGGTGCAGGATCTGGATGGCGGGCGAGTGATGATCACCTCGCAGAACCATGGTTTCGCGGTTGACGAAAGCACGTTGCCGGCCAATGTGCGGGTGACCCATCGGTCGCTGTTCGATGGCACTAACCAGGGCATCGCGCTGACCGATGCACCGGCGTTCTCGTTCCAGGGTCACCCGGAAGCTTCGCCGGGCCCGCGCGATGTGGGGCCGTTGTTCGATCGGTTTACTGCGTTGATGGCCGAGGCAAAGTCTTGA
- the carB gene encoding carbamoyl-phosphate synthase large subunit, translating into MPKRTDLKTILIIGAGPIVIGQACEFDYSGAQACKALRDEGYRVVLVNSNPATIMTDPDMADAVYIEPINWQTVEKIIAKEKPDALLPTMGGQTALNCALDLADHGVLEKYNVELIGAKREAIRMAEDRELFRVAMGEIGLDCPRAEVAHTLEEALDIQTRVGYPTIIRPSFTLGGSGGGIAYNREELIDIVGRGLELSPTTEVLVEESVLGWKEFEMEVVRDTADNCIIVCAIENLDPMGVHTGDSITVAPAQTLTDKEYQRLRDASIAVLRKIGVDTGGSNVQFGISPTNGRVVVIEMNPRVSRSSALASKATGFPIAKVAAKLAVGYTLDELKNEITGGLTPASFEPSIDYVVTKIPRFAFEKFPQADARLTTQMKSVGEVMAMGRTFQESLQKALRGLETGKIGLDPTGLDLSSEDDIAALKRELKAPGPERLFYVADAFRAGMSVADIYALSFIDPWFLDQIEELISHEQQLADDGMASLDAARLRTLKRAGFSDARLAELTGTNEESVRTLRRALKVRPVYKRVDSCAAEFATSTAYLYSTYEDECEALPTDRDKIMILGGGPNRIGQGIEFDYCCVHAALALRDDGYETIMVNCNPETVSTDYDTSDRLYFEPLTLEDVLEIVELEKPKGVIVQYGGQTPLKLARALEANGVPVIGTSPDSIDLAEDRERFQQLVDKLGLKQPPNRIARNSEEALVLAREIGYPLVVRPSYVLGGRAMEIVYGESDLARYVRDAVKVSNDSPVLLDRFLDNAVEVDVDIIADKDGNVLIGGLMEHIEEAGVHSGDSSCSLPPYSLSPKTQAELRRQVVMLAEGLNVVGLMNTQFAVQVDEAGDDVVFLLEVNPRASRTVPFVSKATGMQLAKIAARCMAGKTLAEQGATKEIVPDYYSVKEAIFPFAKFQGVDPILGPEMRSTGEVMGVGRSFSAAFARAQEAGGIKAPPVGKAFVSVRDPDKKRVLPVAQALVERGYTLVATRGTGAWLQENGLSCEIVNKVAEGRPHIVDSIKNGEIVYIVNTTEGRAAISDSFSIRREALQHRVTYSTTVAGAKALVHSLEFRGTGPVWSLQELHKELQA; encoded by the coding sequence ATGCCAAAGCGCACCGACCTAAAAACCATCCTGATCATCGGCGCCGGCCCGATCGTCATCGGCCAGGCCTGCGAGTTCGATTACTCCGGCGCGCAGGCGTGCAAGGCGCTGCGCGACGAGGGCTACCGCGTGGTGCTGGTCAACAGCAATCCGGCCACGATCATGACCGACCCGGACATGGCCGATGCGGTGTACATCGAGCCGATCAACTGGCAGACGGTCGAGAAGATCATCGCCAAGGAAAAGCCCGACGCCCTGCTGCCGACCATGGGCGGGCAGACCGCGCTGAACTGCGCGCTGGATCTGGCCGACCACGGCGTGCTGGAGAAGTACAACGTCGAGCTGATCGGCGCCAAGCGCGAAGCCATCCGCATGGCCGAAGACCGCGAGCTGTTCCGCGTGGCGATGGGCGAGATCGGCCTGGATTGCCCCCGGGCCGAAGTGGCGCACACGCTGGAAGAAGCGCTTGATATCCAGACCCGCGTTGGCTACCCGACCATCATCCGCCCCAGCTTCACCCTGGGCGGCAGCGGCGGCGGCATCGCCTACAACCGCGAAGAGCTGATCGACATCGTCGGCCGTGGTCTGGAGCTGTCGCCGACCACCGAAGTGCTGGTGGAAGAATCGGTGCTGGGCTGGAAGGAATTCGAGATGGAAGTTGTGCGCGATACCGCGGACAACTGCATCATCGTCTGCGCGATCGAAAACCTCGATCCGATGGGCGTGCACACCGGCGACTCGATCACCGTCGCTCCTGCGCAGACCCTCACCGACAAGGAATATCAGCGCCTGCGCGATGCCTCGATCGCGGTGCTGCGCAAGATCGGTGTGGATACCGGCGGCTCCAACGTGCAGTTCGGCATCAGCCCGACCAACGGCCGGGTGGTGGTGATCGAAATGAATCCGCGTGTGTCGCGTTCGTCGGCGCTGGCCTCCAAGGCCACCGGCTTCCCGATCGCCAAGGTTGCCGCCAAGCTGGCGGTGGGCTACACGTTGGACGAGTTGAAGAACGAGATCACCGGCGGTTTGACCCCGGCCTCGTTCGAGCCGTCGATCGACTACGTGGTCACCAAAATTCCGCGCTTTGCCTTCGAGAAATTCCCGCAGGCTGATGCGCGTTTGACCACGCAGATGAAGTCGGTGGGCGAGGTGATGGCGATGGGCCGCACCTTCCAGGAATCGCTGCAGAAAGCGCTGCGTGGCCTGGAAACCGGCAAGATCGGGCTGGACCCGACCGGCCTGGATCTGAGCAGCGAAGACGACATCGCCGCGCTCAAGCGCGAGCTCAAGGCGCCGGGCCCGGAGCGTTTGTTCTATGTGGCCGATGCGTTCCGCGCCGGCATGAGCGTGGCCGATATCTACGCGCTGTCGTTTATCGATCCGTGGTTCCTGGATCAGATCGAAGAACTGATCAGCCACGAACAGCAGCTCGCCGACGACGGTATGGCCTCGCTGGATGCCGCGCGTCTGCGCACGCTCAAGCGCGCCGGTTTCTCCGATGCGCGTCTGGCCGAGTTGACCGGCACCAATGAAGAATCGGTGCGCACGCTGCGTCGCGCGCTCAAGGTGCGCCCGGTCTACAAACGCGTGGATTCGTGCGCGGCCGAATTCGCCACCAGCACCGCCTATCTGTATTCGACCTACGAGGACGAATGCGAAGCGCTGCCGACCGATCGCGACAAGATCATGATCCTGGGCGGTGGCCCCAACCGCATCGGCCAGGGCATCGAGTTCGACTACTGCTGCGTGCATGCGGCGCTGGCGCTGCGCGATGACGGTTACGAGACCATCATGGTCAACTGCAACCCGGAAACCGTCTCTACCGATTACGACACCTCCGACCGACTGTACTTCGAGCCGTTGACGCTGGAAGACGTGCTGGAAATCGTCGAGCTGGAAAAACCCAAGGGCGTGATCGTGCAGTACGGCGGCCAGACGCCGCTGAAGCTGGCGCGTGCGCTGGAAGCCAATGGCGTGCCGGTGATTGGCACCTCGCCCGATTCGATCGATCTGGCCGAAGACCGCGAGCGTTTCCAGCAGTTGGTCGACAAGCTGGGCCTGAAGCAGCCGCCGAACCGCATCGCGCGCAACTCCGAAGAGGCCTTGGTGCTGGCGCGTGAAATCGGCTATCCGCTGGTGGTGCGCCCGAGCTATGTGCTCGGCGGTCGCGCGATGGAGATTGTTTACGGCGAATCCGATCTGGCGCGCTACGTGCGCGATGCGGTCAAGGTCTCCAACGATTCGCCGGTGCTGCTGGACCGCTTCCTCGATAACGCGGTGGAGGTGGACGTGGACATCATTGCCGACAAGGACGGCAACGTGCTGATCGGCGGCTTGATGGAGCACATCGAAGAAGCCGGCGTGCATTCGGGCGATTCGTCGTGCTCGCTGCCGCCGTATTCGCTCTCACCCAAGACCCAGGCCGAGCTGCGCCGTCAGGTCGTCATGCTGGCCGAAGGCTTGAACGTGGTCGGGCTGATGAACACGCAGTTCGCGGTGCAGGTCGATGAGGCCGGCGACGATGTGGTGTTTTTGCTGGAAGTGAACCCGCGTGCCTCGCGCACCGTGCCGTTCGTGTCCAAGGCCACCGGCATGCAGCTGGCCAAGATCGCCGCACGCTGCATGGCCGGCAAGACGCTGGCCGAGCAGGGCGCCACCAAGGAAATCGTGCCGGACTACTACTCGGTCAAAGAAGCGATCTTCCCGTTCGCCAAGTTCCAGGGCGTGGACCCGATCCTCGGGCCGGAGATGCGCTCCACCGGTGAGGTGATGGGCGTGGGCCGCAGCTTCAGCGCCGCGTTCGCGCGCGCGCAGGAAGCCGGCGGCATTAAGGCGCCGCCGGTGGGCAAAGCGTTCGTGTCGGTGCGCGACCCGGACAAGAAGCGCGTGCTGCCGGTGGCGCAGGCGCTGGTGGAGCGTGGCTATACGTTGGTCGCCACACGTGGCACCGGCGCCTGGCTGCAGGAAAACGGGTTGAGCTGCGAAATTGTCAACAAGGTCGCCGAAGGGCGTCCGCATATCGTCGATTCGATCAAGAACGGCGAGATCGTGTACATCGTCAACACCACCGAAGGTCGCGCCGCCATCTCCGATTCGTTCTCGATCCGGCGTGAAGCGCTGCAGCATCGCGTGACCTATTCGACCACTGTCGCCGGCGCCAAGGCGCTGGTGCATTCGCTGGAATTCCGCGGCACCGGCCCTGTGTGGTCGCTGCAGGAACTGCACAAGGAGCTGCAAGCATGA